The stretch of DNA GTTCCTAAAATAAATGGTTTAGAACTACTCGAGCAATTACGAACTTCAGGAGATAATACTCCTTCTATTTTTTTAACTTCATACAAAGATAAAGATACTTTACAAACTGCTTTTTTAAATGGTTGTGATGATTATTTAAAAAAACCAGCTGATTTGGATGAATTACTTTTACGAATTAAAGCACTTCTTAAAAGAAATAAAAAACAATTTGATATTATAAAACTCTCAAATACACTTTCTTTTAACCCTGCTAATAAAAGAGTTTATGAAAATGAAATTGATTTAAATCTTCCTGTAAAAGTTTTAGAACTTATGGATCTTTTTGTTGAAAACAGGGGAGAAATTGTGACTAAAGAGATGATTATTTCTAAACTTTGGTCAACAAATCAAGAATATAGTGAAGGTTCAATTCGAGTTTATATTAATCAAATAAAAAAATTATTTGATAAAGATATGATTTTGAATATCAAAGGTGTAGGATATAAAATTGAATTCTAAAAAAAGAGATTTTTTAATTTCAATTTCAATAATTTTTACTTTTTCTTTGATAATTATTTTATATTTAAATTACTTTTTTATCTCTTTATTTGGTTTAAATCAGGAAAATTTTGTATATATTATTATGCCTTTGGTGATCGTTGGATTAGGTATTTTTTTGAGTTTTTCAATGTCAGTTTTAAAGCCTTTATTTAAAAGTGATGAAAAATTGGAACAAAGTATAAAAGAGACAATCCACGAGTTGAATATTCCAGTTTCAACTATCAAAATGAATACTCAACTTTTACAAAAAACAATAACAGATGAAAAAAGTATAAAACGATTAGAAAGAATAAATCAAGCGAGTAATAATCTTTTAAAACTATATGAAAATATGGAATATAATCTTAAAAAAGAGATAGATAAAATAGACAAACAAGAGTTTTATTTGGATGAAATAATCTTTAAATCTTGTGATAAATTTGATGATATAAAAAAAGATACAAAAATTGTGGTAAATATTCCAAATGTTCTTGTTTTATCTGATATAAATGGCTTTGAAAAAACAATGGATAATCTAATATCAAATGCAATAAAATACAATGTAAAAGATAATCCCTTTGTAGAAATAAGTTATAAAAACTCTATTTTAAGCATTTTTAACACAGGCGAACAAATAGATACAAAAAATCTTTTTATAGTTTTTGATAAATATTTTCAAGAAGACTCAACAAAAGATGGTTTTGGTTTAGGACTAGCCATGGTAAAAGAGTTTTGTGATAAAAACAAAATTGCTATAAATATTGATACTTTAGAAAAAGGAAATAGATTTAATTTAAATCTTAAAAATATAATCAAATGAATACAATAAAACTAGAATATCACCAAGAAATAGCTGGAAAAATTCAAAAAAAAGAGTTGGAATTCTCAAAAGAATTATTACAAACTTCTTATAATCTAACTTCTCTTTTTGTTACGCAAGTAGATGGAAAATCAATGCAACCATTAATTAGTCATAAAGCTTTGGTTGTGGCTGATTTATCACAAAAAGAGTTTGAAGATGAAGCTATTTTTTTAGTTTATAAAGATGAAAAAATGTGGATTAAAAAAGCAAAAATAATAGATAAAGAAGAGTATTTTGTATCTATAAATCCAGATTTT from Arcobacter suis CECT 7833 encodes:
- a CDS encoding response regulator transcription factor, whose product is MYKILVLEDDELFASTVEDFLCDEGFEVDIAFDGEECLDFNFKKNYDLYIFDINVPKINGLELLEQLRTSGDNTPSIFLTSYKDKDTLQTAFLNGCDDYLKKPADLDELLLRIKALLKRNKKQFDIIKLSNTLSFNPANKRVYENEIDLNLPVKVLELMDLFVENRGEIVTKEMIISKLWSTNQEYSEGSIRVYINQIKKLFDKDMILNIKGVGYKIEF
- a CDS encoding sensor histidine kinase, with amino-acid sequence MNSKKRDFLISISIIFTFSLIIILYLNYFFISLFGLNQENFVYIIMPLVIVGLGIFLSFSMSVLKPLFKSDEKLEQSIKETIHELNIPVSTIKMNTQLLQKTITDEKSIKRLERINQASNNLLKLYENMEYNLKKEIDKIDKQEFYLDEIIFKSCDKFDDIKKDTKIVVNIPNVLVLSDINGFEKTMDNLISNAIKYNVKDNPFVEISYKNSILSIFNTGEQIDTKNLFIVFDKYFQEDSTKDGFGLGLAMVKEFCDKNKIAINIDTLEKGNRFNLNLKNIIK
- a CDS encoding S24 family peptidase → MNTIKLEYHQEIAGKIQKKELEFSKELLQTSYNLTSLFVTQVDGKSMQPLISHKALVVADLSQKEFEDEAIFLVYKDEKMWIKKAKIIDKEEYFVSINPDFSHLVYKKEETRIIAKALLTFTNL